The proteins below are encoded in one region of Triticum aestivum cultivar Chinese Spring chromosome 1B, IWGSC CS RefSeq v2.1, whole genome shotgun sequence:
- the LOC123093033 gene encoding protein AUXIN-REGULATED GENE INVOLVED IN ORGAN SIZE, with protein MSTESRAKRSGSMAGGGGGRTRGAQGKRVGAQGQGASAATAGYFTAELAVLFLCLTALLVFLPLVLPPLPPPPSLLLLVPVGLMAVLLALAFVPSDSRSIASSCH; from the coding sequence ATGTCGACGGAGAGCAGGGCGAAGAGGAGCGGTTCGatggccggcggcggaggagggcggaCGCGGGGCGCGCAGGGGAAACGGGTGGGGGCGCAAGGGCAGGGGGCGTCAGCCGCGACCGCGGGGTACTTCACGGCGGAGCTGGCCGTGCTGTTCCTCTGCCTGACCGCGCTGCTGGTGTTCCTGCCGCTGGTCCTGCcgccgctcccgccgccgccgtcgctgctgctgctggtcCCCGTGGGGCTTATGGCCGTCCTACTCGCGCTGGCCTTCGTGCCGTCCGACAGCCGGAGCATCGCCTCGTCGTGCCATTGA